Proteins found in one Streptomyces sp. NBC_00461 genomic segment:
- a CDS encoding argonaute/piwi family protein, which produces MTARPAPPSVSPVGSPSLIASTYFPEPLLQFADDGLHIDPKAGIARYGPRSWTASGRHPTRLRVGLIGTAELVEAARTWMSSRAEGVRGDVHNPEFPGWMPDRGFFSSLEFDDAWNEELGQAELRQVLEIKSQKERFHAALTLFETKFRQLAERDSVPDYVVIALSDQIVTRCGTADYASKETGAVHRDLRRALKASAMKFRLPTQIVRAPTLDGRDRTPPSRIAWNFFTAMYCKAGGYPWSPYGLTPGTCYVGIGFYRPLGSAAATMQTSLVQAFDERGEGLVLRGHEFEWDPNKTGSRSPHLTADGAHQLMALVLDRYEAVMKQTPARVVVHKTSRYWPDERDGFRAAIESRVRRYDLMALEAQSRVRLITTSKYPPLRGTRFSFGELDYLYTTGYISALNEFHGMHVPAPLQVADHVGQDSSRDALLKEVLALTKLNWNSAALGGLLPITIKFSGLVGEIMREIPSDREPLPQFKFYI; this is translated from the coding sequence ATGACGGCACGCCCTGCTCCACCGAGTGTCTCGCCGGTCGGCTCGCCGTCCCTCATCGCGAGTACCTACTTTCCTGAACCGCTGCTGCAGTTCGCCGACGACGGTCTGCACATCGACCCCAAGGCCGGCATCGCACGCTACGGGCCGCGTTCCTGGACGGCATCAGGCCGCCACCCCACCCGGCTGCGCGTGGGGCTGATCGGTACCGCAGAGCTCGTCGAGGCGGCCCGTACCTGGATGAGCAGTCGCGCCGAGGGCGTACGCGGAGACGTGCACAATCCGGAGTTCCCCGGGTGGATGCCCGATCGCGGGTTCTTCTCGTCGCTGGAATTCGACGATGCGTGGAATGAAGAACTCGGGCAGGCCGAACTGCGGCAGGTACTGGAGATCAAGTCACAGAAGGAGCGCTTCCACGCTGCCCTGACCCTGTTCGAGACCAAGTTCCGGCAGTTGGCAGAGCGTGACAGCGTCCCCGACTACGTGGTGATCGCGCTGTCCGACCAGATCGTGACGCGCTGCGGCACGGCCGACTACGCCAGCAAAGAGACCGGCGCAGTCCATCGGGACCTGCGCCGTGCCCTCAAGGCAAGCGCGATGAAGTTCCGCCTGCCGACGCAGATCGTCCGGGCTCCCACCCTCGACGGGCGCGACAGGACACCGCCCTCCCGCATCGCGTGGAACTTCTTCACTGCGATGTACTGCAAGGCGGGAGGCTATCCGTGGAGTCCGTACGGACTCACACCGGGGACCTGCTACGTCGGCATCGGCTTCTACCGGCCGCTGGGCAGCGCCGCTGCGACGATGCAGACCAGCCTCGTGCAGGCGTTTGACGAGCGAGGGGAAGGGCTCGTTCTACGGGGACACGAATTCGAGTGGGATCCGAACAAGACCGGGAGCCGCTCGCCTCACCTGACGGCCGACGGCGCGCACCAGCTGATGGCACTGGTACTCGACCGGTACGAGGCGGTGATGAAGCAGACCCCCGCTCGCGTCGTGGTCCACAAAACCTCGCGATACTGGCCAGACGAACGTGATGGCTTCCGCGCAGCAATCGAGTCCCGCGTGCGGCGCTACGATCTGATGGCGCTCGAGGCGCAGAGCCGGGTTCGTCTCATCACCACCTCGAAGTATCCGCCGCTGCGCGGAACCCGCTTCAGCTTCGGGGAGCTGGACTACCTGTACACGACGGGCTACATATCCGCGCTCAACGAATTCCACGGGATGCACGTTCCGGCGCCGCTCCAGGTTGCTGATCACGTCGGGCAGGACTCTTCACGGGACGCCCTATTGAAGGAAGTTCTCGCGCTCACCAAGCTCAACTGGAACTCGGCCGCACTGGGCGGGCTCCTGCCGATCACGATCAAGTTCTCCGGGCTGGTTGGCGAGATCATGAGGGAGATCCCATCTGACCGGGAGCCACTGCCTCAATTCAAGTTCTACATCTGA
- a CDS encoding DEAD/DEAH box helicase family protein: protein MSTGLHQVIPSASYLEEAFLRWVLTPAAERGIVAHVRSQHPVTVNERTYRLDYLISGASLQLAVELDGFTFHSDRGAFTYDRLRQNDLAATGLTVLRFSYDAVRLDTARCVAQLQAMLRQDAALAPFVVAVPRIEVPEMAGDPLRAADPPLGAQPAAGGSYFAGARASVAREPLRACQDEALAALANYYASGGRHAATVMAVGAGKTALGVAAALSFSRRRALVVTPGSVIRGTFAKALDPGMPGNVLYGLAGGPLLPGARPPATLVLDRDDGQISRVSRQRLLAADVLVTNFHALGTGDKDGDLLAKLEPEDVDFIVVDEAHIAASASYQRLFAHFEGARTLLMSACFQRLDGKPIDADVVYRYRLVDSVADGSAKNLRVHRFAPEVATTVYEAVWPDGRREQIVGRDALLAALGDERKMARITAQSEASIRHVMTVTRACLDAQAKLLAPVKPRALFAAMGEAHAQQIARIAEEHGIPCGTLHHSMSASTIKATRRRFESDAGDLQGIVQLRMLGQGYDFPPITVVVPVRPYGSFGEFYQFIGRGVRVLRHPGLAVDQQYLDVVCHAELGLEDHLEAMCADNDMDPAVLLDVPLINPVTLEQVQDGNGTGEAASDGAVPGGVDAFVLYEQGRVEQRVVHDLGRVEARRAEREMQLMAQRYAVYAQNTATPMPFEQFVEYMRRLTGGQ from the coding sequence ATGAGCACGGGACTGCACCAGGTGATCCCTTCGGCGTCGTATCTGGAAGAGGCGTTCTTGCGCTGGGTGCTCACTCCGGCTGCGGAGCGGGGCATCGTGGCGCATGTACGCAGCCAGCATCCGGTGACGGTCAATGAACGCACCTACCGGCTGGACTACCTGATCTCAGGCGCGTCGCTGCAACTGGCCGTCGAGTTGGACGGGTTCACCTTCCACAGTGACCGGGGGGCCTTCACCTACGACCGGCTGCGGCAGAACGACCTGGCCGCTACGGGGCTGACGGTGCTGCGGTTTTCCTATGATGCGGTGCGCCTGGACACCGCGCGCTGCGTTGCCCAGCTGCAGGCGATGCTGCGCCAGGATGCGGCGCTTGCGCCGTTCGTGGTCGCCGTACCGCGTATTGAGGTCCCGGAGATGGCGGGGGATCCCTTGAGGGCGGCCGATCCGCCTCTGGGCGCCCAGCCAGCGGCCGGTGGGTCCTACTTCGCCGGTGCGCGCGCTTCGGTGGCGCGGGAGCCGTTGCGGGCGTGCCAGGACGAGGCTCTGGCCGCGCTGGCCAACTACTACGCGTCCGGAGGACGGCATGCGGCCACGGTGATGGCGGTCGGGGCCGGCAAGACCGCTCTGGGAGTGGCGGCCGCGTTGTCCTTCAGCAGGCGGCGGGCGCTGGTGGTGACTCCTGGATCGGTCATCCGCGGCACGTTCGCCAAGGCACTCGATCCGGGTATGCCGGGCAATGTTCTGTACGGACTGGCGGGCGGCCCGCTGCTGCCGGGCGCGCGCCCGCCGGCCACGTTGGTCCTGGACAGGGACGACGGGCAGATCAGCCGGGTGAGTAGACAGCGGCTGCTGGCCGCAGATGTGCTGGTCACGAACTTCCACGCGCTGGGCACCGGCGACAAGGATGGGGACCTGCTGGCCAAGCTGGAGCCGGAGGATGTCGACTTCATCGTCGTGGACGAGGCTCACATCGCGGCCAGTGCCTCCTACCAGCGGCTGTTCGCCCACTTCGAGGGTGCACGCACGCTGCTGATGTCGGCGTGTTTCCAGCGCCTGGACGGCAAACCGATCGACGCCGATGTCGTCTACCGCTACCGGCTGGTGGACTCCGTCGCGGACGGCTCCGCGAAGAACTTGCGTGTGCACCGGTTCGCCCCGGAGGTGGCGACGACGGTGTACGAGGCGGTGTGGCCCGACGGACGCCGCGAACAGATCGTGGGCCGTGATGCCTTGCTGGCGGCGTTGGGGGACGAGCGGAAGATGGCTCGCATCACGGCGCAGTCCGAGGCGTCGATCCGGCACGTCATGACCGTGACGCGGGCCTGTCTGGATGCCCAGGCCAAGCTGCTGGCCCCGGTCAAACCCCGGGCGCTGTTCGCGGCGATGGGTGAGGCCCATGCGCAGCAGATCGCCCGGATCGCTGAAGAGCATGGCATCCCCTGCGGCACGCTGCACCACAGCATGTCGGCCTCGACGATCAAAGCCACCCGGCGGCGTTTCGAGTCTGACGCGGGAGATCTGCAAGGCATCGTGCAGCTGCGGATGCTCGGCCAGGGCTACGACTTTCCGCCCATCACCGTGGTGGTGCCGGTGCGCCCCTATGGCAGCTTCGGCGAGTTCTACCAGTTCATCGGGCGTGGTGTGCGCGTACTGAGGCATCCCGGCCTGGCTGTCGACCAGCAGTACCTGGACGTGGTATGCCATGCCGAACTCGGCCTGGAGGACCATCTGGAGGCCATGTGCGCGGACAACGACATGGATCCAGCAGTGTTGCTCGACGTCCCGCTGATCAACCCCGTCACGCTGGAACAGGTACAGGACGGTAACGGCACTGGAGAGGCGGCCTCTGATGGCGCAGTCCCAGGCGGGGTTGATGCGTTCGTGCTGTACGAGCAGGGGCGTGTGGAACAGCGGGTGGTGCACGATTTGGGCCGGGTGGAAGCTCGGCGGGCGGAGCGGGAGATGCAGCTGATGGCCCAGCGCTACGCCGTCTACGCGCAAAACACCGCGACGCCGATGCCGTTTGAACAGTTCGTCGAGTACATGCGGAGGCTGACCGGTGGCCAGTGA
- a CDS encoding effector-associated constant component EACC1, translated as MSNDGEDLPRLLISVIDDDPLRARSDARELLTEVSETDPAASLCLPSAGASVSTDKGGDVSEVVSLALSAGSFAAACVQVWLAKVPQRTIIATRPDGATLRITGREAREEDARLERFLAERSLPPDGSTAHGAPGQDDTPTAD; from the coding sequence GTGAGCAACGACGGCGAAGACCTGCCGCGCCTGTTGATCTCCGTGATCGACGATGATCCGTTGCGGGCTCGCAGCGACGCCCGCGAACTGCTGACCGAGGTGTCGGAGACAGATCCCGCGGCCTCCCTATGCCTGCCCTCAGCCGGTGCCTCAGTGAGCACCGACAAAGGCGGCGACGTCTCGGAGGTCGTCAGCCTGGCCCTGAGTGCCGGTTCGTTCGCCGCGGCCTGCGTCCAGGTATGGCTGGCCAAGGTCCCCCAGCGCACCATCATCGCGACCCGCCCCGACGGAGCCACCCTACGCATCACAGGCCGCGAAGCGCGTGAGGAAGACGCACGCCTCGAACGGTTCCTGGCCGAGCGATCCCTGCCACCAGACGGGAGCACGGCTCACGGCGCGCCGGGCCAGGACGACACCCCCACGGCGGACTGA
- a CDS encoding caspase, EACC1-associated type — MRNNDRYALLIGASTYDSEHYHDLPAVRADLHYMQAVLQSTEIGQYNDCAMVPDPTRAEMLHAIESFLGERQQSESALLYFSGHGEFCEADNQLYFLTRDSDPADLPRTAVSAEFLERTLQSCRAASKIVLLDCCASGSVVQGWHAKGRESSESDEAEHSTLLHPTGVYFITASDALQAASAMAPEGSTLGTSRFTGEIVEGLRNGRIKDSGWISPEDLFEYLTAQMVRKGVPEEQRPTKSTIRATHTLHFARSVARPVNLPAPPHEPPPPSAAHLKARERVAADRENANDWQHLLRYYAQCLSAQAAASMLPDRRAGRNSQYFLIDEGPETIQSGLSPALPAPKNLPGAHGSGGTTAKNGAGRAADQHEYWYGYPAVTLPSRGEGSQRTDVGIAPLLIQQMELAPDESGRAVLRPSGVPSLHTKLVTELLSEDEAAQLLARWQPTWQHGNDAQMIKAVRELLGVLGLPELEPLDASALSADSVHEALRPGAHNAAVLLAPSSAERFATDGVVENLLAISTRTDEIPGTALDALLNGGTPTPTTNPVLVVSAGPSNESQEQVVISAMTQPLTVATGPPGTGKSEVVTSVVATCVAAGESVLVASTNNEAVNVVAQRCDDIAPGLLMRTGNVDALVKEAEKLEQLLSEPPAQPGRSSATVAGELRNLRSRAAALRDQAGRQVEGEVRLAQVLSQRAELASKVELPVPLLSRLWQVGDLSALARWEMRARRAAAAGSWWGRWRRTRAMKAFVAAAGADAAPQLPPWTRERPVVSDLLDDLADLTGLERQVRDLTPAQLAYDEETVRQARSGCAATRAQLSAELCEAVSAEVLDRGRSLLDQRLQTLRQRKGTQRSQLNLLRHLKGWAITTHAVRQLRPDPKLFDLVVIDEASQCSIAAVLPLLFRARRALIIGDPMQLTHIPGISPEQERQARVRAGLSAAWLEDRRLAYHAHSSYHAAAQNGESALLLDEHYRCHPEIADIVNGHCYSGALEIMTDVRRQVPAVDLMDTGEVAPVLAWANVPSSKSARGPGGKSWRNPSEAAAVADIVRALLRRLPESATVGVVTPFRAQKDALESVIGSDRVRVGTVHAFQGGQRDVMILSPVATTNTPQRTAHWVSSQVNLWNVAITRAKSQLITVGNHAYWQQETGLPHLLSSRSLLWDQTQRTGVQPTPMPGPRLRQERRRRDLTDAVQQVLASRGVVELERAAMVGGQRIDLLFTAPDGNTAVVVDTGPGPDRDPARHLRLVHERAGLLVGLPSGGRGAKAGPVTRVVRIPAWRILVGPNALAPLFD, encoded by the coding sequence GTGCGAAACAACGATCGGTACGCCCTCCTGATCGGCGCCTCCACGTACGACAGCGAGCACTATCACGACCTTCCGGCGGTCCGTGCCGATCTGCACTACATGCAGGCCGTTCTGCAGAGCACAGAGATCGGCCAATACAACGACTGCGCGATGGTGCCGGACCCGACACGTGCGGAAATGCTGCACGCCATCGAGTCGTTCCTCGGAGAGCGCCAGCAAAGTGAGAGCGCACTGCTGTACTTCAGCGGGCACGGCGAGTTCTGCGAGGCCGACAACCAGCTCTACTTCCTCACCCGCGACAGCGACCCGGCCGATCTTCCCCGTACGGCGGTGTCGGCGGAGTTCCTGGAGCGGACTCTGCAGTCCTGCCGCGCCGCGTCCAAGATCGTACTGCTGGACTGCTGCGCAAGCGGTTCCGTCGTCCAGGGCTGGCATGCCAAGGGCCGGGAGAGTTCGGAATCGGACGAGGCGGAGCACAGCACCCTGTTGCACCCCACTGGCGTCTACTTCATCACCGCCTCGGACGCGCTGCAGGCCGCCTCCGCCATGGCTCCCGAAGGATCGACGCTCGGTACTTCGCGGTTCACGGGTGAAATCGTCGAAGGACTGCGGAACGGGCGGATCAAGGACAGCGGCTGGATATCGCCGGAGGATCTCTTCGAGTATCTGACCGCGCAGATGGTGCGCAAGGGTGTGCCGGAGGAGCAACGCCCGACGAAGTCCACCATCCGCGCCACCCACACGCTGCACTTCGCCCGGTCCGTGGCCCGCCCGGTCAATCTCCCTGCCCCGCCCCATGAACCGCCCCCGCCGTCGGCCGCTCACCTCAAAGCTCGCGAGCGGGTCGCGGCTGACCGTGAGAACGCCAACGACTGGCAGCACCTGCTGCGCTACTACGCACAGTGCCTGAGCGCCCAGGCCGCAGCGAGCATGCTGCCCGACCGGCGGGCGGGCCGGAACTCGCAGTATTTCCTGATAGATGAGGGGCCCGAGACCATTCAATCCGGTCTGAGCCCGGCACTGCCGGCGCCCAAGAACCTGCCCGGTGCGCACGGCTCAGGCGGCACCACGGCGAAGAACGGGGCAGGTCGCGCTGCCGATCAGCACGAGTACTGGTACGGGTATCCCGCCGTCACGCTCCCCTCCCGCGGTGAGGGCAGCCAGCGCACGGATGTCGGGATCGCTCCGCTGTTGATCCAGCAAATGGAGTTGGCTCCTGACGAGAGCGGTCGCGCGGTGCTCCGTCCGAGCGGGGTTCCGTCGCTGCACACCAAGCTGGTGACGGAGCTTCTCTCGGAGGACGAGGCTGCCCAGTTGCTGGCCCGTTGGCAGCCGACGTGGCAGCACGGCAATGACGCGCAGATGATCAAAGCCGTACGGGAGTTGCTCGGCGTCCTGGGACTTCCGGAGCTTGAACCGCTCGACGCCTCCGCCTTGAGTGCGGACTCGGTGCACGAGGCCCTGCGCCCTGGCGCGCACAACGCCGCCGTGCTCCTGGCTCCGTCGAGTGCGGAGCGATTCGCCACCGACGGCGTTGTGGAGAATCTCCTGGCCATCTCCACCCGCACGGACGAAATTCCGGGTACGGCACTGGACGCGCTCTTGAACGGCGGCACCCCCACGCCCACAACGAATCCCGTGCTCGTGGTGTCGGCAGGGCCCTCCAACGAGAGCCAGGAGCAGGTGGTCATCTCCGCGATGACGCAGCCGCTGACCGTGGCCACCGGTCCGCCTGGAACGGGAAAGAGCGAGGTCGTCACCTCGGTGGTGGCCACCTGCGTCGCGGCAGGTGAGTCGGTTCTGGTGGCGTCGACCAACAACGAGGCGGTGAACGTCGTCGCCCAGCGCTGCGACGACATCGCTCCGGGGCTGCTGATGCGTACTGGCAACGTCGATGCCTTGGTCAAGGAGGCCGAGAAGCTAGAGCAACTGCTGTCCGAACCGCCTGCCCAGCCCGGGCGCAGCTCCGCCACCGTGGCAGGTGAACTGCGCAACCTCCGCTCGCGCGCCGCCGCCCTGCGCGACCAGGCCGGACGGCAGGTCGAAGGTGAGGTACGGCTGGCCCAGGTGCTGTCGCAGCGCGCCGAGTTGGCCAGCAAAGTCGAGCTTCCGGTGCCGCTCCTGTCACGGTTGTGGCAAGTCGGCGACCTCTCGGCGCTGGCCCGCTGGGAAATGAGGGCCCGCCGGGCGGCAGCGGCGGGCAGCTGGTGGGGGCGCTGGCGCCGGACACGGGCCATGAAGGCGTTCGTCGCGGCTGCCGGTGCCGACGCAGCGCCGCAACTGCCGCCATGGACGAGGGAACGGCCCGTTGTCTCAGACCTGCTCGACGACCTGGCGGACCTGACCGGCCTGGAGCGCCAGGTGCGTGACCTCACGCCGGCTCAGCTCGCCTACGACGAGGAAACCGTGCGCCAGGCGCGTTCAGGCTGTGCCGCAACACGGGCCCAGCTGTCCGCAGAGCTGTGCGAGGCCGTGTCGGCGGAGGTGCTCGACCGCGGGCGATCGCTGTTGGACCAGCGGCTTCAGACGTTGCGTCAGCGCAAAGGGACCCAGCGGAGCCAGCTGAACCTGCTGCGCCACCTGAAGGGGTGGGCAATCACCACCCATGCGGTGCGCCAGCTGAGGCCTGATCCGAAACTCTTCGACTTGGTCGTCATCGATGAGGCCAGCCAGTGCTCCATCGCGGCGGTGCTGCCCCTGCTGTTCCGCGCCCGCAGGGCCCTGATCATCGGGGACCCGATGCAGCTGACGCACATCCCCGGTATCTCGCCGGAGCAGGAACGTCAGGCCCGCGTCAGGGCGGGGCTGAGCGCGGCCTGGCTGGAGGACCGTCGGCTCGCCTATCACGCTCACTCCTCCTACCACGCCGCCGCGCAGAACGGCGAGAGTGCACTGCTGCTCGACGAGCACTACCGCTGCCACCCGGAAATCGCCGACATCGTCAACGGCCATTGCTACTCCGGCGCGCTGGAGATCATGACCGACGTGCGCCGGCAGGTACCCGCAGTCGATCTCATGGACACCGGGGAAGTGGCCCCCGTACTGGCCTGGGCGAATGTGCCCTCAAGCAAGTCGGCACGCGGCCCGGGAGGAAAGTCCTGGCGCAACCCGTCCGAGGCCGCCGCTGTTGCCGACATCGTGCGGGCGCTGCTTCGCCGCCTGCCCGAGAGCGCGACCGTGGGCGTGGTGACACCGTTCCGTGCGCAGAAGGACGCCCTGGAAAGCGTGATCGGCAGCGACCGGGTCCGGGTGGGAACGGTGCACGCCTTTCAAGGCGGTCAGCGCGATGTCATGATCCTCAGCCCGGTGGCCACCACCAACACCCCGCAACGAACGGCCCACTGGGTGTCGAGCCAGGTCAATCTCTGGAACGTCGCGATCACCCGCGCCAAATCCCAGTTGATCACCGTGGGCAACCACGCCTACTGGCAACAGGAGACAGGTCTCCCCCATCTGCTGTCCTCACGCTCACTCCTGTGGGACCAAACACAGCGCACCGGTGTGCAGCCAACTCCCATGCCAGGGCCTCGCCTGCGTCAGGAGCGGCGCCGCAGAGATCTCACCGACGCTGTGCAGCAGGTTCTCGCCTCGCGCGGTGTTGTCGAGCTGGAACGCGCTGCGATGGTCGGTGGACAGCGCATCGACCTGCTGTTCACCGCGCCCGACGGCAACACCGCGGTAGTCGTCGACACCGGCCCCGGGCCAGACCGTGATCCGGCACGACACCTTCGGCTGGTACACGAACGGGCCGGCTTGCTCGTCGGGCTTCCCTCCGGCGGTCGAGGCGCGAAGGCCGGTCCTGTCACGCGCGTGGTCCGTATTCCCGCATGGCGCATCCTTGTCGGCCCGAACGCACTGGCGCCGCTGTTCGACTGA
- a CDS encoding IS481 family transposase: MVVSSVVVDVQQLAEYRYRAVREVLGGSPIGEVAARYGTSRQTLHSWRRRFEQEGMPGLLDRSRRPRNSPTRLSAEVEAEICELRRRHPRWGARRIVHELAGRGLESAPSRATVHRVLSRNGLVRTQEQQHPRKYRRWQREAPMHLWQMDLVGGVPLVDGRECKMVTGIDDHSRFVVIASVVAVPSARAVCSAFTAAMRRYGVPFEVLTDNGKQFTGRHTRPQPVEVLFERICRENGITQRLTKPRSPTTTGKIERFHRTLREEFLDHVVPFESLAAAQEAIDGWVHAYNHQRPHQALNMATPISLFRPHTAAGRDHQHPEQAVAEPEVSVEVVEPPVLPPQGTAIEFEVRVPPSGEITLVSGRQRVGIHQALAGRTLTVWANHRSVHFLLDGHLVTTVPSRLRPEDLAYLTMRYGARPAGPEPAPAALPRARSGTAILAAGEPVEVDRKVHRDGIVALAGGRYQVGFALAGRTITLRLDGHLMHAIADNALTGTWPCPVPADRLGQIDGARTATSPLPPPPLPTGSIRAQRKVHASGRFMINGQFIKLGPRHAGKIVTVVIEDTHYRILHGEDELAVRPRKNLGPITRLYVKGMGTQKDRQGSPDDEPSRKS; the protein is encoded by the coding sequence GTGGTGGTTTCGTCGGTCGTCGTGGATGTGCAGCAGCTGGCCGAGTACCGCTACCGGGCTGTCCGCGAGGTGCTGGGCGGGTCTCCAATCGGTGAGGTCGCAGCCCGGTACGGCACCTCGCGTCAGACTCTCCACAGCTGGCGACGGCGGTTCGAGCAGGAAGGCATGCCCGGCCTGCTGGACCGCTCCCGGCGCCCGCGGAACAGTCCCACCCGCCTGTCGGCCGAGGTGGAAGCCGAGATCTGCGAGCTGCGTCGCCGGCATCCCCGGTGGGGTGCCCGCCGGATCGTTCACGAACTCGCGGGCCGGGGGCTGGAGTCGGCGCCGTCGCGGGCCACGGTCCACCGGGTGCTGTCCCGCAACGGCTTGGTCCGCACCCAGGAACAGCAGCACCCGCGCAAATACCGCCGGTGGCAGCGTGAGGCGCCGATGCACCTGTGGCAGATGGACCTGGTCGGCGGGGTTCCGCTGGTCGACGGCCGGGAGTGCAAGATGGTCACTGGCATCGACGATCACTCCCGCTTCGTCGTGATCGCCTCTGTCGTGGCCGTGCCCAGCGCCCGCGCGGTGTGCTCGGCCTTCACCGCCGCGATGCGCCGCTACGGGGTGCCCTTCGAGGTCCTGACGGACAACGGCAAGCAGTTCACCGGCCGCCATACTCGCCCCCAGCCGGTGGAGGTGCTCTTCGAGCGCATCTGTCGGGAAAACGGCATCACCCAGCGGCTGACCAAGCCGCGCTCGCCCACCACTACGGGCAAGATCGAACGCTTTCACCGCACCCTGCGCGAGGAATTCCTCGATCACGTCGTCCCGTTCGAGTCGTTGGCCGCGGCCCAGGAAGCGATCGACGGCTGGGTGCACGCCTACAACCACCAGCGCCCGCACCAAGCCCTGAACATGGCCACCCCCATCAGCCTCTTCCGGCCCCACACCGCCGCCGGCCGCGATCACCAGCATCCTGAACAGGCAGTCGCCGAACCGGAGGTGTCCGTCGAGGTCGTCGAACCGCCCGTCCTGCCGCCGCAGGGCACCGCGATCGAGTTCGAGGTGCGGGTGCCTCCCAGCGGCGAGATCACCCTGGTGTCGGGCAGGCAGCGAGTCGGTATCCACCAGGCACTGGCCGGCAGGACGCTGACGGTCTGGGCGAACCACCGCAGCGTCCACTTCCTCCTTGACGGGCACCTCGTCACCACGGTCCCGTCCCGGCTGCGGCCGGAGGATCTCGCCTACCTGACCATGCGCTACGGCGCCCGCCCGGCCGGTCCCGAGCCCGCACCCGCCGCCCTGCCCAGGGCCCGCAGCGGCACGGCCATCCTCGCCGCCGGCGAACCCGTCGAGGTCGACCGCAAGGTCCATCGCGACGGGATCGTCGCCCTGGCCGGCGGCCGCTACCAGGTCGGATTCGCTCTCGCCGGCCGCACGATCACCCTCCGTCTCGACGGACACCTCATGCACGCCATCGCCGACAACGCCCTGACGGGAACGTGGCCCTGTCCCGTTCCGGCCGACCGTCTGGGGCAGATCGACGGGGCACGGACGGCGACGTCTCCGCTGCCGCCTCCGCCCCTGCCGACCGGTTCCATCCGGGCCCAGCGCAAGGTGCATGCAAGCGGACGCTTCATGATCAACGGCCAGTTCATCAAGCTCGGCCCGCGGCATGCCGGAAAGATCGTCACCGTCGTCATCGAGGACACCCACTACCGGATCCTGCACGGAGAGGACGAACTCGCTGTCCGCCCCCGCAAGAACCTCGGACCGATCACCAGGCTCTACGTCAAAGGCATGGGCACCCAGAAGGACCGTCAAGGATCTCCTGACGACGAACCGTCAAGGAAGTCCTGA
- a CDS encoding HNH endonuclease: MAVPVAQQRKLTQRSGNICAFPECGLLLTAQGAPQDPVVVLGEMAHIVAESPNGPRGDSPLTPEERNRYENLILLCNQHHQLIDSDGALAKYTVERLQAMKETHEQRIERRLGGRSNVPSELPPMVSDTVYSNVLPVTQMPRYIYGAPCSSGRENEVRSAPASAGMMTPFILREGRLWAFQDLRDTRNPFAGVVACTETERFSTKEWWTDPDRLGWYVALLNRSLNKLTGRLGLRLDHDHHRYYFEPEEAGVERSVPYRPLNASRATRGVVWQPKKRATGEPRNYWLHRAVSLRFFLVGDNQWCLSVRPELRVTSDGFESIHAKYIGRQVTRKKSRLFNHDLLGEVQFWRDFLGRSTPRIFFPFGTDRQNLIVSTSLGSGQVRWPGIPAEHDMPFKNVEYVDDLFTWAEAGGLGEDDDPAGEDDEDAEETLR; this comes from the coding sequence GTGGCCGTACCTGTCGCGCAGCAACGCAAGTTGACTCAGCGTTCTGGCAATATCTGTGCCTTTCCCGAATGTGGCTTGCTTCTGACGGCCCAGGGGGCGCCGCAGGACCCCGTTGTGGTGCTTGGCGAGATGGCCCATATTGTCGCGGAGAGCCCGAACGGTCCGCGAGGCGATTCGCCGCTGACGCCGGAGGAGCGCAACCGGTACGAGAATCTGATCTTGCTGTGCAATCAGCATCACCAGTTGATCGACTCCGATGGTGCGCTTGCGAAGTACACAGTGGAGCGTCTGCAGGCCATGAAGGAGACACACGAGCAGCGGATCGAGCGCAGGCTCGGCGGGCGTTCCAATGTGCCGTCGGAGCTGCCTCCGATGGTCAGCGACACCGTGTACAGCAATGTGCTGCCGGTCACGCAGATGCCGCGATATATCTACGGAGCCCCTTGCTCTTCCGGCCGGGAGAACGAGGTACGGTCGGCCCCGGCGTCTGCCGGAATGATGACGCCGTTCATCCTGCGTGAGGGGCGGTTGTGGGCTTTCCAGGACCTGCGTGACACAAGGAACCCGTTCGCTGGCGTGGTGGCGTGCACGGAGACCGAGCGCTTCTCCACCAAGGAGTGGTGGACGGATCCCGACAGACTGGGATGGTACGTCGCGCTGCTGAACCGGTCGCTGAACAAACTCACCGGACGTCTGGGACTGCGGCTTGACCACGACCACCACCGCTACTACTTCGAACCTGAGGAGGCCGGCGTTGAACGTTCCGTTCCGTACCGGCCATTGAACGCCAGCAGGGCGACCCGGGGCGTCGTATGGCAGCCCAAGAAGCGAGCGACCGGAGAGCCTCGCAACTACTGGCTTCACCGTGCTGTTTCGCTGCGCTTCTTCCTCGTCGGTGACAACCAGTGGTGCCTGAGCGTCAGACCCGAGCTTCGTGTGACCTCCGACGGCTTCGAGTCAATACATGCCAAGTACATCGGGCGGCAGGTGACCCGGAAGAAGTCCCGCCTGTTCAACCACGATCTCCTGGGCGAAGTGCAGTTCTGGCGGGACTTCCTCGGCAGGAGCACTCCACGGATCTTCTTCCCCTTCGGCACAGACAGGCAGAATCTGATCGTCTCGACGTCGCTTGGCAGCGGGCAGGTGCGCTGGCCGGGCATTCCCGCCGAGCACGACATGCCCTTCAAGAACGTCGAGTACGTGGACGACCTCTTTACCTGGGCCGAGGCGGGAGGTCTGGGCGAGGACGATGATCCCGCAGGCGAAGACGACGAGGACGCGGAGGAGACGCTGCGATGA